A window of the Agromyces mariniharenae genome harbors these coding sequences:
- the eboE gene encoding metabolite traffic protein EboE: MELSYCTNVHPAEDLDGVLAQLDAYAGPARRAAGLERLGVGLWLPADLARRLAADPEARDRLRAGLEANGLEVRTINAFPYAAFHADVVKLDVYRPDWTDTRRADYTLDCAAVLAELLPPGGSGSISTLPLGWRTPWTADDDARATAALRRVSNGLRDLRERTGRTVRLAIEPEPGCVLDTVADVVRWLGPRLRATGTEAETDAAPGRRADGIDPEHVGLCLDACHLAVSFADPTATVRLVEAAGIRIVKVQASAALHVDDPADPVSRAAVAAFVEQRYLHQTRELGADGAVTPVDDLPEALDDLAGDGPWRVHFHVPLHLAPTPPLTATTDVLREAVAAARATAHGDEAHLDIETYTWSVLPGGVDDLVGGIAAELRWAVEELLSDDEAAAVASARTPAAALAAALEEVAS, encoded by the coding sequence ATGGAGCTCTCGTACTGCACCAACGTGCACCCCGCCGAGGACCTCGACGGCGTGCTCGCGCAGCTCGACGCGTACGCGGGTCCCGCCCGGCGCGCCGCGGGCCTCGAACGGCTGGGCGTCGGCCTGTGGCTGCCGGCCGACCTCGCCAGGCGCCTCGCGGCCGACCCCGAGGCGCGCGATCGCCTGCGCGCCGGGCTCGAGGCGAACGGCCTCGAGGTCCGCACGATCAACGCGTTCCCGTACGCCGCGTTCCACGCCGACGTCGTGAAGCTCGACGTGTACCGGCCCGACTGGACCGACACGCGCCGCGCCGACTACACCCTCGACTGCGCCGCCGTGCTCGCGGAGCTCCTGCCGCCCGGCGGGTCGGGCAGCATCTCGACGCTGCCGCTCGGGTGGCGCACGCCATGGACCGCCGACGACGACGCCCGCGCGACCGCCGCGCTGCGCCGCGTCTCGAACGGCCTCCGCGACCTGCGCGAGCGCACCGGCCGCACCGTGCGCCTCGCCATCGAGCCCGAGCCGGGCTGCGTGCTCGACACCGTGGCCGATGTCGTCCGCTGGCTCGGCCCCCGACTGCGGGCGACCGGGACCGAAGCCGAGACGGATGCCGCGCCCGGCCGTCGTGCCGACGGCATCGACCCCGAGCACGTCGGCCTCTGCCTCGATGCCTGCCACCTCGCGGTCTCGTTCGCCGATCCGACCGCGACCGTGCGCCTCGTGGAGGCGGCCGGCATCCGGATCGTGAAGGTGCAGGCCTCGGCGGCGCTCCACGTCGACGACCCCGCCGACCCGGTGAGCCGCGCGGCCGTCGCCGCCTTCGTCGAGCAGCGGTACCTGCACCAGACGCGCGAGCTCGGCGCCGACGGCGCCGTCACCCCCGTCGACGACCTGCCGGAGGCACTCGACGACCTCGCGGGAGACGGCCCCTGGCGCGTGCACTTCCACGTGCCGCTGCACCTCGCTCCGACCCCGCCGCTGACGGCGACCACCGACGTGCTGCGCGAGGCTGTCGCTGCCGCGCGCGCGACGGCGCACGGCGACGAGGCGCACCTCGACATCGAGACCTACACGTGGTCCGTGCTGCCCGGCGGCGTCGACGACCTCGTCGGCGGCATCGCCGCCGAGCTGCGCTGGGCGGTCGAGGAACTGCTCAGCGACGACGAGGCGGCCGCCGTGGCATCCGCTCGCACGCCCGCCGCCGCACTCGCCGCCGCGCTCGAGGAGGTCGCCTCGTGA
- a CDS encoding TatD family hydrolase translates to MRIFDPHIHMTSRTTNDYTAMYDAGVRAVVEPSFWLGQPRTNVGSFADYFDALIGWERFRAAQYGIRHHATIGLNPKEANDPRCREVLGLLPRYLAKDGVVAVGETGYDSMTPAEDEAFAAQLELADRFGLPALVHTPHRDKAAGTLRTLDVVRESGLAPERVVVDHLNEMTVRAVAESGCWMGFSIYPDTKMDERRFVAILQEYGTERMLANSAADWGHSDPLKTRATAEAMLEAGFTLDDVDAVLWRNPVAFYGQSGRLNLDPVPGFEADAADAADAAFAGAGATFEGNSVLRGVRA, encoded by the coding sequence GTGCGCATCTTCGACCCGCACATCCACATGACGTCGCGCACCACGAACGACTACACCGCGATGTACGACGCCGGCGTGCGCGCGGTCGTCGAGCCCTCGTTCTGGCTCGGGCAGCCGCGCACCAACGTCGGCAGCTTCGCCGACTACTTCGACGCGCTCATCGGCTGGGAGCGGTTCCGGGCGGCGCAGTACGGCATCCGCCACCACGCCACCATCGGCCTGAACCCGAAGGAGGCCAACGACCCGCGCTGCCGCGAGGTGCTGGGCCTCCTCCCCCGCTACCTCGCGAAGGACGGCGTCGTCGCCGTCGGCGAGACCGGCTACGACTCGATGACCCCCGCGGAGGACGAGGCGTTCGCCGCGCAGCTCGAGCTCGCCGACCGCTTCGGGCTCCCCGCGCTCGTGCACACGCCGCACCGCGACAAGGCCGCCGGCACGCTGCGCACGCTCGACGTCGTGCGCGAGTCGGGCCTCGCCCCCGAGCGGGTCGTCGTCGACCACCTCAACGAGATGACCGTGCGCGCGGTGGCCGAGAGCGGCTGCTGGATGGGCTTCTCCATCTACCCCGATACGAAGATGGACGAGCGCCGGTTCGTCGCGATCCTGCAGGAGTACGGCACCGAGCGGATGCTGGCGAACAGCGCCGCGGACTGGGGCCACTCCGACCCGCTGAAGACGCGGGCCACCGCGGAGGCGATGCTCGAGGCCGGGTTCACGCTCGACGACGTCGACGCGGTGCTCTGGCGGAACCCCGTCGCGTTCTACGGGCAGAGCGGGCGCCTGAACCTCGACCCGGTGCCCGGCTTCGAGGCGGATGCCGCGGATGCCGCAGACGCGGCGTTCGCCGGAGCCGGTGCGACCTTCGAGGGCAACTCGGTGCTGCGAGGGGTGCGCGCCTGA
- a CDS encoding EboA domain-containing protein, translating into MNDGWITEGVAAVAAEPARIAELFPAAGRAVGREPVDPDGDPLGLVHGTLDDRAREELVSALLAALPPADAARELGDLYRYGDDAERRGVLRGLSAADPDAERIVTAGLDLVADALRTNDPRLVAAALGPFGARHLDQHAWRHGVLKVLFMGIPLDAIAEVDRRTDDELTRMAAALVAERRAASRDVTDDMARLAGGDRLAGGDRPIADDHTTTAHDHEQED; encoded by the coding sequence ATGAACGACGGATGGATCACCGAGGGCGTCGCGGCGGTCGCCGCCGAGCCCGCCCGCATCGCCGAGCTCTTCCCAGCCGCGGGTCGAGCGGTGGGCCGCGAGCCCGTCGATCCCGACGGCGACCCGCTCGGGCTCGTGCACGGCACGCTCGACGACCGGGCCCGCGAGGAGCTGGTCTCGGCGCTGCTCGCCGCACTGCCGCCGGCGGATGCCGCGCGCGAGCTCGGCGACCTCTACCGCTACGGCGACGACGCCGAGCGGCGCGGAGTCCTGCGCGGGCTGAGTGCCGCCGACCCCGACGCCGAGCGGATCGTGACCGCGGGGCTCGACCTCGTCGCCGACGCGCTCCGCACCAACGATCCACGCCTCGTCGCGGCCGCGCTCGGGCCGTTCGGCGCACGCCACCTCGACCAGCACGCGTGGCGGCACGGCGTGCTGAAGGTCCTCTTCATGGGCATCCCGCTCGACGCGATCGCCGAGGTCGACCGACGCACAGACGACGAGCTCACGCGCATGGCCGCCGCCCTCGTGGCCGAGCGCCGCGCGGCATCCCGCGACGTCACCGACGACATGGCGCGCCTGGCGGGCGGCGACCGCCTCGCAGGCGGCGACCGCCCGATCGCAGACGACCACACGACCACCGCCCACGACCACGAGCAGGAGGACTGA
- a CDS encoding sugar phosphate isomerase/epimerase family protein, with protein sequence MRPFQPVSAFAGSAAKLPGSAGSLAEPGLPDAVFTVGYGTNGFADHALDDAVLVLDRLGYRALALTLGHPHLDPFAADADRVAARLRRRLDDLGWRVVVETGARYTLDPFRKHRPNLLDDDASLREVFLRRAVDLAAVLGAECVSLWSGVLPDEVSPEQGGDRLRERLDSLVAHAAASGVDLAFEPEPGMLVETVADALRLRHDLGDPPALGLTVDLGHCVVVEPEGVVGALRAAGPLLRNVQVDDMLPAAHEHLELGHGVLDLAAALRTLDELDYDGIAAIELPRHAHDAPAVAARCMTALHDAWEAR encoded by the coding sequence ATGAGGCCCTTCCAGCCCGTGTCCGCATTCGCCGGCTCGGCTGCGAAGCTCCCCGGCTCAGCCGGGTCGCTCGCCGAGCCGGGCCTGCCGGACGCCGTCTTCACGGTCGGCTACGGCACGAACGGGTTCGCCGACCACGCACTCGATGACGCGGTGCTCGTGCTCGACCGCCTCGGCTACCGGGCGCTCGCGCTCACGCTGGGGCATCCGCACCTCGACCCGTTCGCGGCCGACGCCGACCGCGTGGCGGCCCGCCTGCGCCGACGGCTCGACGACCTGGGCTGGCGCGTCGTCGTCGAGACGGGCGCGCGCTACACGCTCGACCCGTTCCGCAAGCACCGGCCCAACCTGCTCGACGACGATGCGAGCCTGCGCGAGGTGTTCCTGCGCCGGGCCGTCGACCTCGCCGCCGTGCTCGGGGCGGAGTGCGTGTCGCTGTGGTCGGGCGTGCTCCCCGACGAGGTGTCGCCCGAGCAGGGCGGCGATCGGCTGCGCGAGCGCCTCGACAGCCTCGTGGCGCACGCCGCGGCATCAGGTGTCGACCTCGCGTTCGAGCCCGAGCCGGGCATGCTCGTCGAGACCGTCGCCGACGCGCTGCGCCTCCGGCACGACCTCGGCGACCCGCCGGCGCTCGGCCTCACGGTCGACCTCGGGCACTGCGTGGTCGTGGAGCCCGAGGGCGTCGTCGGAGCCCTCCGCGCGGCCGGGCCGCTGCTGCGCAACGTGCAGGTCGACGACATGCTCCCCGCCGCGCACGAGCACCTCGAGCTCGGGCACGGGGTGCTCGACCTCGCGGCCGCGCTGCGCACCCTCGACGAGCTCGACTACGACGGGATCGCCGCGATCGAGCTCCCGCGACACGCCCACGACGCGCCCGCCGTCGCGGCGCGCTGCATGACCGCACTCCACGACGCCTGGGAGGCACGATGA
- a CDS encoding SCO3242 family prenyltransferase — protein MTTVRDVLELVRAPAALTVLGDTAVGAHAASGGFGRRGWLLPLASAAIYSGGMALNDWADRDVDAVERPERPIPSGRVRPKQALAVAAACGVAGLALAAAGGGRRSLAVAVPLVAAVVAYDVVAKPTAAGPLVMAACRALDVMMGARGSSRALPAALTIGTHTAGVTALSRGEVHGGSAAEVGTALAATGAAAASVDGVAPSVQTPLARAAGAAGAAGYLVSALPSQLAAADDPSPARVRDATRTGIGSVVPLQAALVARSGSLAVALGLTALDGARRLLMARRRAGDVT, from the coding sequence GTGACCACCGTCCGTGACGTGCTCGAACTCGTTCGGGCGCCCGCGGCGCTCACCGTGCTCGGGGACACCGCGGTCGGCGCGCACGCGGCATCGGGCGGGTTCGGCCGACGAGGCTGGCTCCTCCCGCTCGCATCGGCGGCGATCTACAGCGGCGGCATGGCGCTCAACGACTGGGCCGACCGTGACGTCGACGCCGTCGAGCGGCCCGAGCGGCCGATCCCCTCGGGCCGCGTGCGCCCGAAGCAGGCGCTCGCGGTCGCGGCCGCCTGCGGCGTGGCCGGCCTCGCGCTCGCGGCCGCGGGCGGCGGGCGCCGCTCGCTGGCGGTCGCCGTGCCGCTCGTCGCGGCCGTGGTCGCCTACGACGTCGTGGCGAAGCCCACGGCCGCCGGCCCGCTCGTGATGGCGGCGTGCCGCGCGCTCGACGTGATGATGGGCGCGCGCGGGTCGTCGCGCGCGCTCCCCGCCGCGCTCACGATCGGCACGCACACGGCGGGCGTCACCGCGCTCTCGCGCGGCGAGGTGCATGGCGGGTCGGCGGCCGAGGTCGGCACGGCCCTGGCCGCCACGGGCGCCGCCGCGGCATCCGTCGACGGCGTCGCACCCTCGGTGCAGACGCCCCTCGCGCGTGCGGCGGGGGCGGCCGGGGCGGCGGGCTACCTGGTGTCCGCCCTCCCGAGCCAGCTCGCCGCCGCCGACGACCCCTCGCCCGCCCGAGTGCGCGATGCGACGCGCACCGGCATCGGCTCGGTCGTGCCGCTGCAGGCGGCGCTCGTCGCCCGGAGCGGATCCCTCGCCGTCGCGCTCGGCCTCACCGCGCTCGACGGCGCACGTCGACTGCTCATGGCGCGCCGTCGTGCGGGAGACGTGACATGA
- a CDS encoding inositol-3-phosphate synthase produces MTITPDELHDTATDAAWTRGRVGLWLIGARGSVATTAAVGVQALAARIAPPTGCATAGPGFAGVPLPGFDQIVIGGHDVSTMPIARRAEALADVGMLPAGVVAEAHRALGAIDAEIRPGYDPATDTGSQADAVRRLSDDITAFRARHHLAHVVVVDVSSTEALPEDRPEFHDPELLVAALADPEQQILPASSVAALAAVESGSAYACFTPSTGLWLPALLTIAERRGIPYAGQDGKTGETLLRTVLAPMFTERGMHVRSWAGTNLLGGGDGATLADPEAVRSKLVSKNRGLISLVGDHVVAPLHIDNVPDLGDVKTAWDHVHVEGFLSTRITLQTTWSAYDSMLAAPLVIDLARLLSLADAAGHHGVLPALGFFFKDPWGSDVHAFADQATALRSWASETGLAVAATSVPAAAAPAVAIGGAR; encoded by the coding sequence GTGACCATCACCCCCGACGAGCTGCACGACACCGCGACGGATGCCGCGTGGACCCGAGGCCGGGTCGGCCTCTGGCTCATCGGCGCCCGCGGCTCCGTCGCCACCACCGCCGCCGTGGGCGTGCAGGCGCTCGCCGCGCGGATCGCCCCGCCCACCGGATGCGCCACGGCGGGACCCGGCTTCGCGGGCGTGCCGCTGCCCGGATTCGACCAGATCGTGATCGGCGGCCACGACGTGAGCACCATGCCGATCGCGCGTCGGGCCGAGGCGCTCGCCGACGTGGGCATGCTCCCCGCCGGCGTGGTCGCCGAGGCGCACCGGGCGCTCGGGGCGATCGACGCCGAGATCCGGCCGGGCTACGACCCGGCCACCGACACCGGGTCGCAGGCCGACGCGGTGCGTCGCCTGAGCGACGACATCACCGCGTTCCGCGCTCGTCACCACCTCGCGCACGTGGTCGTCGTCGACGTCTCGTCCACCGAGGCGCTGCCCGAGGACCGACCCGAGTTCCACGACCCCGAGCTGCTCGTCGCCGCACTCGCGGATCCCGAGCAGCAGATCCTCCCCGCGAGCTCGGTCGCCGCGCTCGCCGCCGTGGAGTCGGGCAGCGCCTACGCCTGCTTCACCCCGTCGACGGGGCTCTGGCTCCCCGCGCTCCTGACGATCGCCGAGCGCCGCGGCATCCCGTACGCCGGGCAGGACGGCAAGACCGGCGAGACCCTGCTGCGCACCGTGCTCGCGCCGATGTTCACCGAGCGCGGCATGCACGTGCGCTCGTGGGCCGGCACGAACCTGCTGGGCGGCGGCGACGGCGCGACGCTCGCCGACCCCGAAGCCGTGCGCAGCAAGCTCGTCTCGAAGAACCGCGGGCTCATCAGCCTCGTCGGCGACCACGTCGTGGCCCCGCTCCACATCGACAACGTGCCCGACCTCGGCGACGTCAAGACGGCCTGGGACCACGTGCACGTCGAGGGCTTCCTCTCGACGCGGATCACGCTGCAGACCACGTGGAGCGCCTACGACTCCATGCTCGCGGCTCCGCTCGTCATCGACCTCGCCCGCCTGCTCTCCCTCGCCGACGCCGCCGGCCACCACGGCGTGCTCCCGGCCCTCGGCTTCTTCTTCAAGGACCCGTGGGGCAGCGACGTCCACGCGTTCGCCGACCAGGCGACGGCGCTGCGCTCATGGGCGTCGGAGACCGGGCTCGCGGTCGCCGCGACGTCAGTGCCCGCAGCGGCCGCGCCTGCGGTGGCGATCGGCGGCGCACGGTGA
- a CDS encoding polyprenyl synthetase family protein, whose translation MSRAPATAPAGPAAIGAALAARVERFMAQAPLFAAELWGEVGRRSAAAGPEMSDLVDAARAADGGKYVRPRLVATAFFGLDGDDEALLRRVAGAQQLLHLGLCMHDDVIDGDRVRHGRPNVVGLGERDASAAGLDASAAARQGAASGILAGDLALNGAVLALLTAPTAVTTRLRLAEAALDAVERTIAGELLDVRSELVTPARSQPLQVALLKTASYSVTLPLTLGAIAAGADDAATLAALERVGSAFGIAYQLSDDDLGLFGAPAVTGKSALSDLRDGKRTEHIRLAHARASEADRDLIDEVLGRSDASERDAARVRAVVAATGARAAVHDLIDRHLDHGVRVAADDLPPALAGHLADLARTLRTRER comes from the coding sequence ATGTCCCGTGCACCGGCAACCGCCCCCGCCGGCCCGGCTGCGATCGGAGCCGCGCTCGCCGCGCGCGTCGAGCGGTTCATGGCGCAGGCGCCGCTGTTCGCGGCCGAGCTGTGGGGCGAGGTGGGTCGCCGGTCGGCCGCCGCGGGGCCCGAGATGTCCGACCTCGTCGACGCCGCACGCGCTGCCGACGGCGGCAAGTACGTTCGGCCCCGGCTCGTCGCCACCGCGTTCTTCGGACTGGACGGCGACGACGAGGCGCTGCTCCGTCGCGTGGCCGGTGCGCAGCAGCTGCTGCACCTCGGGCTCTGCATGCACGACGACGTCATCGACGGCGACCGCGTGCGCCACGGCCGCCCGAACGTCGTCGGCCTCGGCGAGCGCGACGCGAGCGCGGCCGGACTCGATGCATCCGCCGCTGCACGCCAGGGCGCGGCATCCGGGATCCTCGCGGGCGACCTGGCCCTCAACGGGGCGGTGCTCGCGCTCCTGACCGCCCCGACGGCCGTCACCACCCGCCTCCGACTTGCCGAGGCCGCACTCGACGCCGTCGAGCGCACCATCGCGGGCGAGCTCCTCGACGTCCGCTCCGAGCTGGTCACGCCGGCGAGGTCGCAGCCGCTCCAGGTGGCGCTCCTGAAGACGGCGTCGTACAGCGTGACGCTCCCCCTCACGCTCGGCGCCATCGCCGCCGGGGCCGACGACGCCGCGACGCTGGCGGCGCTCGAGCGCGTCGGCTCGGCGTTCGGCATCGCGTACCAGCTCAGCGACGACGACCTCGGCCTGTTCGGGGCGCCCGCCGTCACGGGCAAGTCCGCCCTGTCCGACCTGCGCGACGGCAAGCGCACCGAGCACATCCGGCTCGCGCATGCCCGTGCGTCCGAGGCCGACCGCGACCTCATCGACGAGGTGCTCGGCCGGTCGGATGCGAGCGAACGGGATGCCGCGCGCGTCCGCGCCGTCGTCGCCGCAACGGGCGCCCGTGCCGCCGTTCACGATCTCATCGACCGGCATCTCGACCACGGCGTCCGCGTCGCCGCCGACGACCTGCCGCCCGCGCTCGCCGGGCATCTCGCCGACCTCGCCCGCACGCTCCGCACCCGCGAGCGCTGA
- a CDS encoding LLM class F420-dependent oxidoreductase encodes MTAPLELCIFTEPQQGASYGDQLAQAQATERLGFDGWFRSDHFLAMGGTDPLPGPTDAWTTLAGLARETRGIRLGTLVSSATFRHPSLLAIQVAQVDAMSGGRVELGLGTGWFAEEHEAYGIPFPAKRFDLLEEQLEVITGLWSTPVGEGFDYRGRHYTLEQAPGLPKPEQQPMPIIVGGAGPRRTPRLAARFATEFNIGFRSEDTIAAVFDGVERACEDAGRDPATLRRSVALPAVVAIDDAEYLRRLTAIGADPDTFAEVNIAGSPEAAVEKILRLRDLGADRVYLQLVDLRDLDHLELIAAQVVPHLR; translated from the coding sequence GTGACGGCGCCGCTCGAGCTCTGCATCTTCACCGAACCGCAGCAGGGCGCGAGCTACGGCGACCAGCTCGCGCAGGCGCAGGCGACCGAGCGGCTCGGCTTCGACGGCTGGTTCCGCTCCGACCACTTCCTCGCGATGGGCGGCACCGACCCGCTGCCGGGGCCGACGGATGCCTGGACCACCCTCGCGGGCCTGGCACGTGAGACCCGCGGCATCCGACTCGGCACCCTGGTGTCGTCGGCGACGTTCCGCCACCCGTCGCTGCTCGCGATCCAGGTCGCGCAGGTCGACGCCATGTCGGGCGGGCGCGTCGAGCTCGGCCTCGGCACCGGATGGTTCGCCGAGGAGCACGAGGCGTACGGCATCCCGTTCCCGGCCAAGCGGTTCGACCTGCTCGAGGAGCAGCTCGAGGTGATCACCGGGCTCTGGTCGACGCCGGTCGGCGAGGGCTTCGACTACCGGGGGCGGCACTACACGCTCGAGCAGGCGCCCGGACTGCCGAAGCCCGAGCAGCAGCCCATGCCGATCATCGTGGGCGGCGCAGGACCGCGACGCACACCGAGGCTCGCCGCGCGGTTCGCGACCGAGTTCAACATCGGGTTCCGCTCGGAGGACACGATCGCGGCGGTGTTCGACGGCGTCGAACGCGCCTGCGAGGACGCGGGTCGCGACCCGGCCACGCTGCGCCGGTCGGTCGCCCTGCCCGCCGTCGTCGCGATCGACGACGCGGAGTACCTCCGCCGCCTGACGGCGATCGGCGCCGATCCCGACACGTTCGCCGAGGTGAACATCGCCGGCTCGCCCGAGGCGGCCGTCGAGAAGATCCTGCGCCTGCGCGACCTCGGTGCCGACCGGGTCTACCTCCAGCTCGTCGACCTCCGCGACCTCGACCATCTGGAGCTCATCGCCGCCCAGGTCGTGCCGCACCTTCGCTGA
- the hisN gene encoding histidinol-phosphatase yields the protein MTAYADDLALALELADLADAVSLGRFRAVDLEVRTKPDRTPVTEADLAVERAIRDRLAEARPDDGILGEEFGTEGDTARQWIIDPIDGTANFLRGVPVWGTLIALAVDGVPVVGMVSSPAMGRRWWAVEGGGAFTTDAPGAEPRRIGVSQVAELADASLSFQSLAQWRGAGYLERLLALSERVWRDRAYGDVWSYMLLAEGLIDITGEFDVKVYDLAALVPIVEEAGGRFTSITGERGPGHGNALATNGLLHDVVLAELAK from the coding sequence GTGACCGCCTACGCCGATGACCTCGCGCTCGCCCTCGAACTCGCCGACCTCGCCGACGCCGTCTCGCTCGGCCGGTTCCGGGCCGTCGACCTCGAGGTGCGCACCAAGCCCGACCGCACGCCGGTGACCGAGGCCGACCTCGCGGTCGAGCGCGCGATCCGCGATCGGCTCGCCGAGGCGCGGCCCGACGACGGCATCCTCGGCGAGGAGTTCGGCACCGAGGGCGATACGGCCCGGCAGTGGATCATCGACCCGATCGACGGCACCGCCAACTTCCTGCGCGGCGTGCCCGTGTGGGGCACGCTCATCGCGCTCGCGGTCGACGGCGTGCCCGTGGTGGGCATGGTCTCCTCCCCCGCCATGGGGCGGCGATGGTGGGCGGTCGAGGGCGGCGGCGCCTTCACGACGGACGCCCCGGGCGCCGAGCCGCGGCGCATCGGCGTGTCGCAGGTGGCCGAGCTCGCCGACGCATCCCTCAGCTTCCAGAGCCTCGCCCAGTGGCGGGGCGCGGGCTACCTCGAGCGACTGCTCGCGCTCTCGGAGCGCGTGTGGCGCGACCGCGCCTACGGCGACGTCTGGTCGTACATGCTGCTCGCCGAGGGTCTCATCGACATCACGGGCGAGTTCGACGTGAAGGTCTACGACCTCGCCGCGCTCGTCCCCATCGTCGAAGAGGCCGGCGGACGCTTCACGTCCATCACCGGCGAACGCGGTCCGGGCCACGGCAACGCCCTCGCCACCAACGGGCTGCTGCACGACGTCGTGCTCGCGGAGCTCGCGAAGTGA
- a CDS encoding 5'-3' exonuclease, translating to MADRLMLLDTASLYFRAFYGVPDSLKRADGTSVNAVRGLLDIIARLVADFEPTHIVACWDDDWRPHWRVELIPSYKAHRVAEVVPGGPDVEETPDPLEAQIPMIRELLAVLGIPVVGAEHHEADDVIGTLATRADLPVDVVTGDRDLFQLVDDAREVRVVYTARGMSKLEVVTDVTVVGKYGVLPSQYADFAVLRGDASDGLPGVLGIGEKTAASLLQQFGDLDTLIAAAADPEAPLSATMRARISGASDYLDVAPTVVEVVRDLVFEPFDARLAPLDPDAVAEIERLASDWNLGGSAQRVLKALGNDVAGA from the coding sequence GTGGCCGACCGACTGATGCTCCTCGACACCGCGTCCCTCTACTTCCGCGCGTTCTACGGCGTGCCCGACTCGCTGAAGCGCGCAGACGGCACGTCGGTGAACGCGGTGCGCGGGCTGCTCGACATCATCGCGCGGCTCGTCGCCGACTTCGAGCCGACGCACATCGTCGCCTGCTGGGACGACGACTGGCGCCCGCACTGGCGCGTCGAGCTCATCCCGAGCTACAAGGCGCACCGCGTCGCCGAGGTCGTGCCCGGCGGCCCCGACGTCGAGGAGACGCCCGACCCGCTCGAGGCGCAGATCCCGATGATCCGCGAGCTCCTCGCCGTGCTCGGCATCCCCGTCGTCGGCGCCGAGCACCACGAGGCCGACGACGTCATCGGCACGCTCGCGACCCGCGCCGACCTCCCGGTCGACGTCGTCACGGGCGACCGCGACCTCTTCCAGCTCGTCGACGACGCCCGCGAAGTGCGCGTGGTCTACACGGCGCGCGGCATGAGCAAGCTCGAGGTCGTGACGGATGTCACGGTCGTCGGCAAGTACGGCGTGCTGCCCTCGCAGTACGCCGACTTCGCCGTGCTGCGCGGCGACGCGTCCGACGGCCTCCCCGGCGTCTTGGGCATCGGCGAGAAGACCGCGGCGAGCCTGCTGCAGCAGTTCGGCGACCTCGACACGCTCATCGCTGCGGCCGCCGATCCCGAGGCTCCACTCTCGGCGACGATGCGCGCCCGCATCTCGGGCGCGTCCGACTACCTCGACGTGGCGCCGACGGTCGTCGAGGTCGTGCGCGACCTCGTCTTCGAGCCGTTCGACGCCCGGCTCGCGCCGCTCGACCCCGACGCCGTCGCCGAGATCGAACGGCTCGCCAGCGATTGGAACCTCGGCGGCTCGGCGCAGCGCGTGCTGAAGGCGCTCGGGAACGACGTCGCGGGCGCGTAA
- a CDS encoding metal-dependent hydrolase, translated as MMGITHATSGAAAWIAVTGAMPMVTLGAYPLDPVGVLAGAAVCAGAALLPDADHHSATIAHSVPVLGRVVTGTVGLLSGGHRQGAHSAVAVAVVAVAAWALTLLVIATEEVGTVAVGAGVGTAMLTCFGLKARDYVRTWAAAWGLGALLGLFVAVIAPEQVAWFPLAVTVGFVAHLAGDFLTTGGLPGLFWPWVPRPPEVLHPVPVLNRIWMPNGYVALPLLGDTGSLREAALGAVLGLYCVAGFAYEGMRMVGLDARLDALPFG; from the coding sequence ATGATGGGCATCACGCACGCGACGAGCGGCGCCGCGGCATGGATCGCCGTCACCGGTGCGATGCCGATGGTCACCCTCGGGGCGTATCCACTTGACCCGGTCGGCGTGCTCGCAGGCGCCGCGGTGTGCGCCGGCGCCGCGCTGCTGCCCGATGCCGACCACCACAGCGCGACGATCGCGCACTCCGTGCCCGTGCTCGGTCGAGTGGTCACCGGCACGGTCGGCCTGCTCTCCGGCGGCCACCGCCAGGGTGCGCACTCCGCCGTCGCGGTGGCGGTCGTTGCGGTGGCCGCCTGGGCGCTCACGCTGCTCGTCATCGCGACCGAGGAGGTCGGCACGGTCGCGGTGGGCGCCGGCGTCGGCACGGCGATGCTCACGTGCTTCGGCCTGAAGGCCCGCGACTACGTGCGCACGTGGGCGGCCGCGTGGGGACTCGGCGCACTGCTCGGCCTGTTCGTGGCGGTCATCGCGCCCGAGCAGGTCGCGTGGTTCCCGCTCGCCGTCACGGTCGGCTTCGTCGCGCACCTCGCGGGCGACTTCCTCACCACCGGCGGTCTGCCCGGCCTGTTCTGGCCGTGGGTGCCCAGGCCGCCCGAGGTGCTGCATCCGGTGCCCGTGCTGAACCGCATCTGGATGCCGAACGGCTACGTCGCGCTCCCGCTCCTCGGCGACACCGGATCGCTCCGAGAAGCGGCGCTCGGCGCCGTGCTCGGCCTGTACTGCGTCGCGGGCTTCGCCTACGAGGGGATGCGAATGGTGGGGCTCGATGCCCGGCTCGACGCCCTCCCGTTCGGCTGA